AACAAGCGGTCGCAATGAGCACGGTATTCGTGCCATTTCCGATCGGCGCGCAGGTCCTCGACCGATGATTTGATCTCGACGATCCAGATCTCGCCGCGCTCGTTCAGCGCCACGAGATCGGCGCGCCGGCCCGATGGCAAGGGCAATTCGCCGATGCAGGAAAAGCCGAGCGAGCGCAAGAGCCGCGCCGTGCCGCGCGCGATCGCGAGCGCCGTTTCCGACTGACGACGGTCGGGCGGCGGAACAAGAACGATGTTGCGGGCGGGGCTCTCCATGCGGGAAGATTAGCCGATTCCATCCCACCCGTCATTCCGGGGCGCGCCCCGGGACGACACCGGAATCGCGGAACCTCCCCTCCCCCACGCACTTATCACGCAGCCGCCGCACCTCGGCGGAAGCATCGAGGCTGCGCGCATGATCGACGATCTCTGGTACAAGAACGCCATCATCTATTGCCTCTCCGTCGGCACCTACATGGACGCCGACGGTGACGGCGTCGGCGATTTCAAGGGGCTGCTCCGCCGGCTCGACTATCTGCACGGGCTCGGCATCACCACGATCTGGCTGATGCCATTCCAGACCTCGCCGGGCCGCGACGACGGCTACGACATCGCCGACTATTACAGCGTCGATTCCCGTTATGGCACGCTCGGCGACTTCGTCGAATTCACCCATGGCTGCAGGCAGCGCGGCATCCGCGTCATCATCGACCTCGTCGTCAACCACACCTCCGACCAGCATCACTGGTTCAAGCAGGCGCGGCGCGACAAGAACTCACCTTATCGCGACTGGTACGTCTGGTCCGACAAGAAGCCGGCCGGCGCCAACAAGGGCATGGTGTTTCCAGGCGTGCAGAAATCGACGTGGACGCGCGACAAGGACGCGGGGGCGTATTACTTCCATCGCTTCTACGATTTCCAGCCCGATCTCAACACGTCGAACCCGCGTGTGCAGGCGGAGATCCTGAAGATCATGGGCTTCTGGATCCAGCTCGGCGTCTCCGGCTTTCGCATGGACGCGGTGCCCTTCGTGATCTCCACCAAAGGCGCGAAAGTGAGGAAGCCGGTCGAGCAGTACGACATGCTGCGCAGCTTCCGCGAATTCCTGCAATGGCGCGAGGGCGA
The genomic region above belongs to Bradyrhizobium sp. CCBAU 53338 and contains:
- a CDS encoding MmcB family DNA repair protein, whose product is MESPARNIVLVPPPDRRQSETALAIARGTARLLRSLGFSCIGELPLPSGRRADLVALNERGEIWIVEIKSSVEDLRADRKWHEYRAHCDRLFFAFTQDLPCEIFPEGTGLIIADAYGAHMQCEAPEHKIAAATRKQMTVRFGMAAALRINRLVDPQGHAEFWE